The genomic segment gattctctggaaaagataatagtGTTGAAAGGTTGCCTGGAGAAATCTTATGGAACTGTATAAACTAGCCAGTGAATTTTGCACAGATCAGATTTCATCATGCCAATTACTTCCAGTTCTTCCATACTGCCTTCTTCTACATACTGGCcataattctgttgcttagtgtagtaaagtgTGCTGggataggcccatttgaatcactggaacttcaTAGACAATTATTCAAttggcctactgtagtgcaaccTAGTACaccaagtaacaggattttggtcactgggTAATAAGGTGACATTGACTACTACAGGCCGGGAATGACTTAGTGTTTGAGCTCAAGAGATCTTTAACTTGTATTTTATCTTGCAGGAGAAAGACTGTGCAGCTTAGAGGAAGGAATCCCTGGGAGTGGCACCTATACACGCCATGGCTCCATCTTTTCCTCTCTGGCTGGTTGTCTTGTGAAGAAAAGTGAGAATGGCATGGTGAGAGTGAAACAATCCCTAGATGACATGGAGGTGCTGAGAGTCGCATGTGCTGAATGCTTTGTCATGAGTAGGGTTGGTTCACTTGTGGGGAAATGAATGGAAGGAATGAAgccacagatttttaaaagttcaaagcTGTGGTCCTGTAAACCAGAAGAGTAAGTATGTGACTGGCTGACAATCTAGAAGAGACTTGAGTAGAAAGTTGTATTATGGAGCCAACGTGACTTTGAAGCAATGCAGTTTTTGAGTGAATGATGAGGGATGGTCTTCTTTGCTTCCCTACAGCTCCCTGTGATCTCTGTGATGAGGGATGCAGAGTCTCAGCTTCTGCCTGATGTAGGAGCCACAGTGACATGCAAGGTAATCTGAATTGTCCTTTATTCAGCTACTTGTTTATTAAGGAAAACAACAGGAGTGGATATGGCAAGATATATAAATCAGTGCTTCAAGCCTGACTATTGCACATGAGTAAAACGGTTCTCTGCTATTACTGTCTATTTTTACCCTTTTTACCTCCATGTAGGCTATAAACTCTAGTATTCTTTCTCCCAAAATGCCACATGGAGTTCTTGAAGACATTTCCCCTTTACAGGTGGgttagaaggaaaggaagaggcacaTAACTCAAGTTTAGGGGATAAAATAAAATCTCTTGCTCAACCTGCCACAAGCTGACAACATCATCGATAGCAATTTTAAGATTGCTTTTGTTACTGAGAAAGAGGACAATGGTGTGGAGGCATTGAAGTGGGTAGGTTTCAAGATTGTTGTCTTTCATATTTAGCAAATCCTCTTCACagcaatgtttttctttctgtgtttcccTGTCCAGGTTTGCAGCATTAACTCTCGTTTTGCCAAGGTACACATCTTGTATGTTGGCTCGACACCACTGAAGTCCCCGTTCCGTGGGACAATAAGGTAGGGACTGATCTGGATTGGGAACATCTACTGGGTATCTGTAGCATTACATATATAGATTAAGCCATCTCTTACCAGTACTTGGTCTTTTCACTTTTGGCCTTTGAGTGCCAGCGAAAACTAAGAAACTGAGGTCTTTCACTCTAACAGTCTGTAAGCTGTTAGAgtgaacatggccaaacagcccgaaaagcctataacaaccattggatcctggccatgaaagcctttgagctATTATCATCTTGTTTCCTGTTAACTAGATCACCTTCCTGCATAGTTCAATTGCAACACATTAGTCAATTATCTTACAGGGAGGCGGAGGATATCTTACAGGGAGGCGGAGGAATATGGTTAGCTTAAGGCCTCACCTTCTCTTCTTCATTACAGGAGAGAGGATGTCCGTGCAACAGAGAAAGACAAGGTCAGTGGGAGAAatattttggttaaaacatgATGGAAATGGGCATTGTAGGTAATACAGATGGCCTGGAACATTTCTTAATTCAAGGCTATATACACATCTTTCCCCCTCATTACCACTGTTGGATAACAATTTGGGGAAGGCTAAAGCCTTGTGTGAAGTAAGAAATGATTTGGTAAtgagctttgtttgtttttgttttggtttggtttggtttgccaGTGGAAAGGATGTTTGTGATTTCTTTTCTAACTGTATCATAGCTCAAGATGAGatggttgttgttgggttttatTAAGCATTTTCTCACATTAAACTGGCCTTAATTGCACCATCTGCTATGACATGTATTTCTTGAAACTGTCATGCTCTGTTGCTAACCAgactatctttctctctctcccttccctatCCCTCATATGCTGACAGGTAGAGGTTTACAAG from the Pogona vitticeps strain Pit_001003342236 chromosome 3, PviZW2.1, whole genome shotgun sequence genome contains:
- the EXOSC1 gene encoding exosome complex component CSL4, giving the protein MAPAQYCVPGERLCSLEEGIPGSGTYTRHGSIFSSLAGCLVKKSENGMLPVISVMRDAESQLLPDVGATVTCKVCSINSRFAKVHILYVGSTPLKSPFRGTIRREDVRATEKDKVEVYKSFRPGDIVLAKVISLGDAQSNYLLTTAENELGVVVAHSEAGIQMVPVSWCEMQCPSTHGKELRKVARVQPQFLQT